From Cydia splendana chromosome 25, ilCydSple1.2, whole genome shotgun sequence:
TAAGGCACAAGCAGGTACTCGAATAACATAAACCAAGAGTAGATTATACATGATTCCTACACTAGGCTGTGCCTGTCCTGTAGGTAGCCGACACAGTTACGAGTATTCAAACGACAAGTAGCGCGATAGTTAACACAGTCAGACATAGattattgaatgaatgaaatgtctttaaaaaaacccataggggctattcataaattacgtcatttcaaattaggggggggggggtctggacatcggatgacggtagcatgaagtaggaggaaatggggtcatttgaagcatgatttttggatgattataggggggggggggggtccaaaatcgtcaaaaatcgatgacgtaatttatggacagccccataggagtcggatcaaaaactatttaagtccgactcacgcttgactgcacatttctaataggttttcctgactTATATTGGTAAAGatctattttgtgtatttttttcaaaatgtatacccagtagtttcggagataaaggggggagaaggacagacagacagacgcacgagtgatcctacaagagttccgttttttccttttgaggtacggaactctaaaaatttAAAGGTAAACAAAGCGGAATATACTgtactttaatttttattatttactttgtaAATCGATACATCAGTAAGAATATAATCCTTCCTATGTAGTAATTTTCAAGGCAGTGTGGCGTTGCACCCACAATCTACAATATTACATAGTTATCGTCCTAGGCAAGGTAGTTTACGGCTCACGATTTAACGATATATTATACGATACGTAGTTAATAACTACGTTTATCTAACAAGATTCGAGATATTCTTTATTCAAGTACCTAGCTAGGCCTAACAACAAGCACTTTCGTAGGTAGTTCGTttcgtcaggcgtggctcactccgcgatttcgtcgctttgctacaggtaggttccacaccaattttggtggctagagttggaccgagaaaagtctgcagcgattttgatagccaacgcagggcaagtgttatttatacgtcataatttcatagaagtttgacgtttaaaatgacacttgcactgcgtgggctatcaaaatcgctgcagacttttctcggtctaactctagccataagcgcgtggcgctgtcgccacctagcggccatatctgtcctgatcgtaacggacgcgttttgttagagagtgagtcttctgtacctagtactattatttattctgtggtttcgTTGCTCTGCAGAGTGCGGGCCAGCTCCAACCGCACCCTGGCTACTGTAGTGGGTCGATACAACTCACctataattccaactgaaatcgTAAATTAAGTTAAcataacaccactccgctgcaaatgctatcatcatcatcatcatcattctagccttcagtcgcccactgctgagcataggcctctcttcgtgtacgccacttatcccggtcctgggctagtctcatccaaaagtgccccgcgattttccgaacgtcatccacccaacgagccaacggacgccaggcctTCTTTCATCCGGAAGCGGCCACCAATCTgtcaacattttggtccacctgccatcactctgcctagcaacatgtcccgcccaattcCATTTAAGCTTGGTGATGCTATAGAATTTACAATGTTTGGCAATAAGTAGGGCTGATTTTGagggcgcgcgaactcgcatgcgattttagttacattgcggactgttttggttacgtccaattcaaccgaccgatcaatgaaactcgcatgcgagttctcgcatcgtctaaatcagccccaAGAGTGTTTGTATGGTATTGTATAGTGGCGCCGCCACATTTTGTAGCTGTCAAATCGAAGAGTCGGCCTAGACGGCCTCTACCCACTTAAAAGTGAGTAATATTGCCCCCAAAAGAAACCGTTACAGCGTCCGCTATCACCTCTTGACCCTGCTTATTATCTCAACTATATAATCGTTAACGGTCAATAATGTATCAtcatatacatacctacctatttatttctagtacctacttacctacttaagaaGCGCTGGCATAGCGGTAAGAGCgagcgactttcaatccggaggtcgcgggttcaaactccggctcgtaccaatgagtttttcggaacttatgtacgaaatatcatttgatatttaccagtcgcttttcggtgaaggaaaacatcgtgaggaaaccggattaatcccgataaggcctagttttccttcagggttggaaggtcaggtggcagtcgctttcgtaaaaactagtgcctacgtcaattcttgggtttagtagtcaagcggaccccaggctcccacgagccgtggcaaaatgccgggataacgcgaggaagaagaagatgtgTAAATAACAAGCAACTTCGTCCATGTAGATAgatttagatagatagattcaACAAAAACGCttgatatatatttttgttattttttatttaattatatcgtAACAGAAACAAAATACATTCCAACATATATGAGTTTGGAATACATATGACTAAATAAGGGATtatcacataaatattaatataaacgacccgtattttttttctaatgataAATCTGAAAATTAGCACATtatcctcgtaaggcccaccatacaaagtTTCCCAGTTTTTATTTTGAACATTGTTACATAGTACATTAGAGTgactttcgtttgttttagaaaacaatgaaacaaaagaaatgctactttatttcgtCTTCAAAAGGTTCGAATTAGATTGAAACAGAGTGTAGGTACATTGTAATGCACATggggtcttacgaggttaaagTAAAATTGGGATAAGGAAACTTTATTTGGCTGTTTTATGTAAATAGAATTCGTGCGAGCGATAAGGTATACGTTTTGTCGTGGTCtataattttttataaaaaatgtttgGTGGGATCTTGGTTTGGACCTACCTCACAAAATCGGAATATCGTTAGGTATCTGCCACTTTACTACCACAAGGTGTCTCTATCATTCTATCGCTTTTCCATATTCGAGTAACAGtagcagataacgaaatttcgattttagaTATTCGCGGTAGAACCTCAGTTTAGATTGCGAGAAGGCGCCGGTTGGTTATTTATTCCAAAATTGGATGCTTTGAAGCGTTTTTTATACAAActtctttattatttatcttCTACAATGTGGTGGATACGGCGGATGTCTTCCATACGGCGGATACATATACGGATACGGGTGCGGGTAAAGATGGAATCTTCCTTGTAAACAATCATCACAAGTCTGGCAATTATGTCCCTTCCATTGCTTGAATCTTTGCCGGCAGTGACACCTTTCCTCGCCTTCGTCAGCCTCTTCTGCGTCCATGTCAAGTCGTCTCACTGGACCCCTTTCTTTTTCTAACTGTCTTCGCTCTCTAATGTTATGAGGTGGTGGATTGCTTTGTTGGTTCGGAGTTGAATAAAAGGCAGGTTGGTTGCTTATTTCTGTAGAAGGCGCGTTTGAAGCTATTAATCTAGCTCTCTGTGGAGACGAGGGTTCTCTGCTGGCCGCTTCCATTCTATCGGTTGGTTGACGTGAAGACTGGCGACCTGGTTCGGGTTGTTGAATATGAGACAAGTGGGCGCTCCTGCTTGGTGCCTCCTGAATTTCATCCAGATTGGTTCGATCTCTAGCCGGAGTAATTCTTATAGAGGGTTGGTTTTGGCTCGGTTGCCGAACAGATCTGTTCTGGCGCTGTTGGCTAACCATTGACACAAATCGATCTGCTCCATCTTGCAGCTCCCGACGTGAACGAGGCGCTTCATGGACCTCAATTGATACATCAAATGGTTCCCGTCCCACACTATAATCAATTTCAACACTGCCTTCCGGTAATCCTTGTCGCATACTAGGATCAATAATTGGTTCTTGTCGCATACTAGGATCAATAATTGATACTTGTCGCATACTAGGATCAATAATTGATACTGGTTTTGATCTTCTTGAGCAACGAGACTCTTCGGGAATAAACGCCGCAGGTTGTGGTTGCATGAATTCATTTGGAGGAAATGAACGGTAACTAGCAGGCTGTATTTCACCTGGTCTATTGGAAGCCATCGAAATAAATTCTTGTGGCTCCCTGTGTCCGTAGCTTGCCATTGATATAAACCCTTGGGCTGCAGATCTTTCTGCTTGTGATATGTGATGTGAAAAGGCAGGTGGTTCATTTGAGAAACGCTGCCGTGGAGGCAACATTTGGGGTGAAACATCATCACGGATCGATACGAAACCTGATGCTTCCTCTGGCGGTATCCATCCTACACCCCGTGATTGATTGAATTGTCCCGTCATTCTCGGACCTTGATAAGCTGTACCAGGCATTCTACTTCCATGTAACGATTGGAACTGGATATCTGGTGGAACTCCACCAGGCATTCTACTTCCATGTAACGATTGGAACTGGCTATCTGGTGGAACTGCACCAGACATTCTACTTCCACGTAACGATTGGAACTGGCTGTCTGGTGGAACTGCACCACACATTCTACTTCCATGTAACGATTGGAACTGGCTATCTGGCGGAACTGCACCAGACATTCTACTTCCATGTAACGATTGGAACTGGCTGTCTGGTGGAACGTTCGGCATTGCTCCTGCACTTTCGTAGAACCCTGGTGAATGTGAGCCCGGGCGAGGCGTCCTTGGGTGGCCCATCACATCAGGATATTCTACCGAACCACGCACAGAATAACCGAATGAACCTCTTCGAGCGCTGTCATTGAATTGCCTTGGAGGGTAATCAAAATGTTGCGCTTGACCATATGAATGGCGAAAATCTGGTGGCATAGGCGAGCCTGGGCCATAGCCAGCTTGTGGCTCGATCATTGAAGAACACGGCACGCCATCTTTAAACATGGCCCTGTATTGGGCGTCTTGATCGTCACTCAAGTCCCATTCGCCTGGCTGCCCGATTCTAGTGGAGCATAGAGGAGGATTTTTAAAATTGCTTTGATATTGAGCATCATCGTCGCCTTGGAATGCCCATTTATCGTCAGGTGAATAAATATCTGATACTGGAGACCCGAGAGTGTACTCACTTCTGTGTAGTAATCGACTCCTATCTTGAAATGCTACCGATTTTCTTCTACCGTCGCCATCTCTGTTTTTTAATCTATTGGTAAGCTCGTCTACCATCTTGTTGATGTTCAAATCTTGATCTTTTTCAAGTGGAACCATATCTAGAAAGTAAGAAATTTCATGCTTCATTTCGGTATCTTCGCAACAATTAGAAATGCTGACTCGTCTTTTTCccatttcatatatttttttcgtcAACGCATCCCTTAATCTTGCACGTTGACGCTGTTCATTTTGATCGTCGTTCTTAATTATCGGTAAATCTTTCATCCACTCCTCAATTTCAAGCCCTAGAAGAATTTCATCAGCATTTTCCTTTATTTCGTCTTCTGTCGGCAAGGGAACTTTGCCAAGTTTTTCAAAGATATCGCATTTTTTATAGACACCGAAAAGTTCTTCCATTTCTTTGCCATCATGAGTTTTCTTAAATTCATCCATGTACGCCTGAATCGATTGCAATAACTTGTTTTTATACGCTTTGTCTAACATTTTATTGGTCTCCTTATAATTGCTTTTTCTTAAAAAATCGTCTAGAGTACAGTACTTCAGCATTTCTTCAAATATTTTCGCTGGAGGCTCGCGGTCTAATCTGGTGATTACCCTTAATTTCTGTTCTTTCAAAAGTTCAGCTTTCCGGGCTACCATTTCCTTATAATTATCAGGAGTTTCAGTCTCTTTAATAAAAtcattcatttctgatatcttATCGAGAAGTTGCGATTTAAGAGCGTACTTTTTTTCCTGTAACTCTTGTGTTTGCGGTAAACAATCTAATAACCCATCTATCTCTTTCCCTAATACATCTTCATAGTAAAATTTGTTCTGAAACACCGCCGGCTGCGTTTTTAATATCATTATCGTTTTCCAAATGCCATTCATAATGCCTAATCTAAATTTTCCTGCTACTTCAATCTCGTCGCAAGTATTGGCAGGTATCGGGATTTGTTCACACCAGTTCTTGAGGTATTCTTTAAATTCTTCGTGTACCTTATCGAGTAGTGGTCGTCCAGGCTGCGGCGGAGTGAACACTGGATGTGGTCGCCACTCTGCCATCAGCTGGTCAGCTGCACTGGATGCCTTACCTGAATGAGGAGGTACTGGAGTCACTAATCCAGAGGGTCCTGGTTCAGGATTAATATATTTAGCGCTATCATTTTCCTTTTGCGCACATTTCACACTTTCGCAAGATACAAAAACCTTAGAAGCGTTTGAATCTTGTGTTTTATTAAACTTCTTCTTAATCATTGAACTATTTCGTTTCATTAGTATATCTTCCTTTGTTTCTTCTCGTGATTTATCTCTTCTATTACTTGTGTTATTGGTAATGTTATGTATTACATAGTTTGTATATATAGAATCATTTTGATTTTTCCTTCGTGTTACGTTTACCTTTGATGTATTTACGTCATCTTTGGTAATGCTAATAGAAATACCAGGTACGGGAATACGGTCTTTGCAGCGTATATCGCTATTAGATTCATGATAATCATCCTGAGATCTGCTTGATACGAAACTATCTTGGCTAGAATGTTCTCCTTTGTTTAAACAGCTAGATTGGCTCACATTATTCTGAACAACATTTTCGGTATTTATTTTATCTGCATTAAAACTTAGGTTAGGTTCATTAGATCGATTAACTGGTGACTTTGGATCTTTTTGCTTTCTCGtatcatttttcttttttttatatagaaatACACTATCTATCACAATATATGAAGGTGCTGAACTTAATAACTCTCTATCATGTATACCAGAATCCGATCTAGAATTTTGCACACTATCTTTACTAGTGTCAGCAGAAGTACCAGGTTCACAGTCGGCTTTTTTACAACATAAATAACTGCtagatttttttaataggtCTCGGGATCTGCTCAACATTGGTACTGGTATATTCCTTATCATTTCCATCAATTGTACAGCATGATGTACAGTTTCCATATTCTCTTCACCGACATACCTTTTCAtccatttaaatattaaatactttaAATGTTCAAGTTCATCTATAGCTgaggttttatttttgttaaactCTAAATATTTTTGTCTCTCAACTATATCATTGGCTAAGTCAAGAATTACTGCTCGTCTAAAATCTGTATCTTCTGCTTGTAACATAGCTAAATCTGAAAGCCATTGGTCTATCTGCTGAGCAAGTTGTGTTTTGAATTGGATTAAATTTTCCTCAATATCCCTGTCCATGATCGACCCAATACTGTGTTGAGACGACACTGTTTTACCTGACGTTTTAGAAACATAATTTCTTGACAAATTCTGAACCATAAAAACAGTTAATGGCTGAGTATTAAAAGCTTTTTTAGCAAGCTTTCTTCTACGTTTCTCCATTCGTTGAGGTAAAGTTTCTTCTGGCTCGAACTTAGTATAAGCTATTTCTTCTAATCCAATGTTATTATTTACCGAATCTTTTAAAATATCGACTAAATCGACTATTGTTTGCTTTATCAAATCCGGATTTAGAACTTTTTGAGTCTGTAAATCTTCTATCATTTCCTTGCCTGCCGAATTTTTAGTTTCTTTTTCAATAGCTTGATTTTGATGTATATTTGCATTGGGTTTGTTACACGCACTAGGTTTAGTTTTCGTTTCCCCCAGTAAAGTATTGTCTAATTTACGCATTATAGCGTCTGTAAGTTTGCTAAGGAAAGCTGCCTTCTCACAAGCATTGACTTCAACTAGTACCTCATCAAGAATTCCCAAAATCTCTGTTCTAATCGTCTGTTCACTGCAGCGTTTAGATTTTACAAATgctaaatattttaatctatcaACAAAGGTATTTAAATTCTGTTCTTCTTCCACTGGCTTCGATAGATTATCCTGTATCTTTATAGAAACGTTATTTAACCATTCGTCTATAGCAACTTTAAATTCATTCTTATCAAAATCTTTGAGTTTCATTGCACCTTGGTTTTCAGTAGAGTTAATAGGTTCCTTTTTATTAAGTTTAATACTTGATGGCTCTATTAAAACTCTTTTTTTAGACTTTAAACAATCACCTATCTTCACTTTAATCTTCTGCTCTGCTCCAGTTACAGGTACTCCCTCTAACCTAAACTTTAAATTCCTCAACACAATGTCTTGTATTTCCTTAATTCTAGGATCACTGGTATCATCAAGCCAGGCTATGATCTCACTTTTGAAGTCCCTTTTCAGTCTAAAATCGTTAAGACTCTTACTTTTATTGGCAATGATTTGAACGGGTTCACATTTAGGAAGTTCTGTGTTGCTGGTGACGGTTTCTACGGATCTGCCTGGGAAGTAGAAGGTCTGGACAGACCTCGTGATGAAAGGGCTGGGCAGGTCATGAGCTCGTGTGGTTAGTTTGGAGGAGATTGGGGAAAGAGGGACCGCTATCTGTAATAAAAGTAAGGTTAGGATTTAATGACgcgtaaatatttaaaatattttatttacttataatattttaattactagtgctttatttttttaacgatATACTTACTGTACGTTTACTTACCCACAATGGATTTGTTTCGACCCCTAGGGAAGGCTGCGGTCTCGGAATAGAGTTAGCTAAGGGGTTTACGAAGTTATCTGTTCCAGTTATACATTTTGACGAGGCCGTGGGGGAGAGAGGGACAGCTATCTGCAAGAAGAATGGGAAAGAAATATTGGCTGCCAATCATAAGGCTCTTTACTTGTTTCTAACTTAAGGTATTGCACGGTAAAGAAGTTCTTGCATCTTGCTCAGTAGTCTTGTTTAACATTCGTTCACATTGCTGGACTAACCAAGACGTAAATTAAGCAGTTAAGGCACCACTTCTAGGGTGGCACAAATACTCAGAAAACGATCGAATTTAATACTTCGATGACCCCTGAGTCATAGTCGCTTAGGGCACTGTTCGGTCTACTATTGTATTATCGTGTATTTTTAAGATTTCATGTAGAATGATTAGGTAAAATGAATCCTATTAAGTTTTTTGCGTCGGAATCTTATCCTGTACTGTAGTGTAGACGTGGTAATTTTTACATTCATGAGCACACTGTTATAAGCTTTGCCTATTTGAGGAAtgaagatttttatttttatttctatcatttaagtacagtgagctgcgaaatcgCATGGAGAAATtgtgaatgaattcattgataaattcAAACCATGCACTTTTACGCCTGATGGtacatacctactatttattaatttaagcgTATGGAAACATACAATAGTAATGTATAATGTGAATGTAGGATGTAGTAATAGAAATATGCTTACTGTACGTCTGTTTGTGGATGATAGTTTGGTTTCCACTCCTAGCGAATTGGTTGCGATAGGCAAATTGTGTCTTGATGTTGGCGTAGGGGAGAGAGGGACAGCTATCTGCAAAATGGagggttaactggtagagaatgccttctggcattaagttcaccttttgtacaattttaactgtgcaataaagtttaaataaataaataaaaataaaaagatgaGTGGGAATGAAAGCAGCGCTATTGCTGTGTTCTATGACCTTCCTAAAGCTTTTGAGTGTGTAGATCACAGTATTCACACCAGTGATCgcatataaccatggataccgcctttgggaacattaccgttcaaattctcgggccaaattagcacacatacacaattacgcctacatttaAATATGACGAtacgtttacagagcctgtaatcaaagctggtaaacgAAATAATAGTCATCTCTATTACACTAACGTACACAGCTAAGTggagatgaaatgcatataatgtcaataactaccaatcagcgacattaatccgctaataaccttcttgctgtacgtactggccgctgagagttcgcggttcatatttgattagaatg
This genomic window contains:
- the LOC134802637 gene encoding uncharacterized protein LOC134802637; protein product: MIKKKFNKTQDSNASKVFVSCESVKCAQKENDSAKYINPEPGPSGLVTPVPPHSGKASSAADQLMAEWRPHPVFTPPQPGRPLLDKVHEEFKEYLKNWCEQIPIPANTCDEIEVAGKFRLGIMNGIWKTIMILKTQPAVFQNKFYYEDVLGKEIDGLLDCLPQTQELQEKKYALKSQLLDKISEMNDFIKETETPDNYKEMVARKAELLKEQKLRVITRLDREPPAKIFEEMLKYCTLDDFLRKSNYKETNKMLDKAYKNKLLQSIQAYMDEFKKTHDGKEMEELFGVYKKCDIFEKLGKVPLPTEDEIKENADEILLGLEIEEWMKDLPIIKNDDQNEQRQRARLRDALTKKIYEMGKRRVSISNCCEDTEMKHEISYFLDMVPLEKDQDLNINKMVDELTNRLKNRDGDGRRKSVAFQDRSRLLHRSEYTLGSPVSDIYSPDDKWAFQGDDDAQYQSNFKNPPLCSTRIGQPGEWDLSDDQDAQYRAMFKDGVPCSSMIEPQAGYGPGSPMPPDFRHSYGQAQHFDYPPRQFNDSARRGSFGYSVRGSVEYPDVMGHPRTPRPGSHSPGFYESAGAMPNVPPDSQFQSLHGSRMSGAVPPDSQFQSLHGSRMCGAVPPDSQFQSLRGSRMSGAVPPDSQFQSLHGSRMPGGVPPDIQFQSLHGSRMPGTAYQGPRMTGQFNQSRGVGWIPPEEASGFVSIRDDVSPQMLPPRQRFSNEPPAFSHHISQAERSAAQGFISMASYGHREPQEFISMASNRPGEIQPASYRSFPPNEFMQPQPAAFIPEESRCSRRSKPVSIIDPSMRQVSIIDPSMRQEPIIDPSMRQGLPEGSVEIDYSVGREPFDVSIEVHEAPRSRRELQDGADRFVSMVSQQRQNRSVRQPSQNQPSIRITPARDRTNLDEIQEAPSRSAHLSHIQQPEPGRQSSRQPTDRMEAASREPSSPQRARLIASNAPSTEISNQPAFYSTPNQQSNPPPHNIRERRQLEKERGPVRRLDMDAEEADEGEERCHCRQRFKQWKGHNCQTCDDCLQGRFHLYPHPYPYMYPPYGRHPPYPPHCRR